One Drosophila subobscura isolate 14011-0131.10 chromosome U, UCBerk_Dsub_1.0, whole genome shotgun sequence DNA window includes the following coding sequences:
- the LOC117900441 gene encoding fibroin heavy chain gives MAPEGLVAVLSVCCVSLASAGFGLGGGSLSLGGSTFGLGHGAGFSGGMTIGSASANGGLFGHGVSTHGLGMNGLGAAAAGALHSAGSSALSLGAHTADMIKDGLSGIGASEVGTSSSYSGSSSSSHNSGSQSSMSNHLSLGPSAAHGDLLSLMSGSVVGSGSHLAANKLIGAAETGASALHSAGLSAFSHGAQNTGNIGSGLAGIGGAVGGASSSYSSSEKSGSHSLNSESMSIKGSGFVHGSSSGSANKFVNAAEAGASALQSAGTSASTFGAHNSGNIGSGLAGIGGSSSYSSAIKSGSQGMSSGSMSIESSGSVSGSGSHLVANKLINAAGAGASALHSAGLSASSLAAQNTGHVASGLAGIETSEASGSSSYSSSVKSGTHSMSSEASGVVHGSTVGSANKLIGSAGAGASGLHSAGISAHNTGNIGGGLAGIAASANSEHSESMRIKASGSVVGSGSHLVANKVVNSAEAGASALHSADLSAASFEAQNTGNIGIGGTAGGASSSYSSSDKAASHSMNSEKMSMEASKVVHGSSVGSAVGSGSQVVANKFVNAAEAGASALHSAGLSASTSGAHHTGITGSGLAGIAASGNSASSSYSSLEKSGSHSMNSESMSIKGSGVVHGSGSPNKFVNAAEAGASALHSAGLGGSPLGAHNTGNIGSVHAGIGASSSYSSSMKSGSHSMNSESMSIKGSGVVHGSGSANKFVNAAEAGASALHSAGLAGSSLGAHNTENIGSGHAGIGASSSYSSSMKSGSHSMNSESMSIKGSGVVHGSGSANKFVNAAEAGASALHSAGLAGSSLGAHNMGIIGSGHTGIGASSSYSSSMKSGSHGMSSGSMSIEAGSSVDSLLGNAGAAASFLHSPGSAAASLGTLTIKKMAGGLAGLGAAGAGASGLNSGHLSMNAFGAGHGLSVGSIGGSGAHEAAASLMHGLSSGLLGAGASALSPVGSGSASVEGQGGHSHSLSFGGSHSFGAAGNSDASSGLDLSGHIGSTMNHAGGFLFG, from the coding sequence ATGGCTCCCGAGGGATTAGTTGCAGTTCTGAGCGTGTGTTGCGTATCTTTGGCCTCGGCCGGATTTGGCCTTGGCGGCGGCAGTCTCAGCCTGGGTGGATCCACTTTTGGCCTGGGACATGGTGCTGGCTTTAGTGGCGGAATGACAATTGGAAGTGCTTCTGCGAATGGCGGACTCTTCGGGCATGGTGTCTCGACGCACGGATTAGGGATGAACGGAttaggagctgctgctgctggagctctgCATTCGGCTGGATCCTCTGCATTATCTCTAGGAGCACACACAGCGGACATGATTAAAGACGGCCTTTCTGGAATCGGAGCATCGGAAGTTGGGACATCGAGTTCTTACAGTGGTTCTAGTTCCTCATCACATAATTCTGGATCTCAAAGCTCAATGTCTAATCATCTGAGCCTCGGACCTTCTGCAGCTCATGGGGATCTCTTATCGCTTATGTCTGGATCTGTGGTAGGGAGTGGATCGCACCTGGCCGCAAACAAACTGATAGGTGCCGCTGAAACTGGAGCTTCTGCTCTTCATTCTGCGGGTCTTTCTGCCTTTTCTCACGGTGCTCAAAATACTGGCAATATTGGCAGCGGTTTAGCTGGAATCGGAGGAGCAGTTGGTGGTGCATCCAGTTCCTACTCTTCGTCAGAGAAATCTGGATCTCATAGCCTGAATTCTGAAAGTATGAGCATCAAAGGTTCTGGATTCGTTCATGGATCATCTTCAGGCTccgcaaacaaatttgtaaatgctGCTGAGGCTGGAGCTTCTGCTCTTCAGTCTGCAGGTACTTCTGCTTCAACTTTTGGTGCTCACAACTCTGGAAATATTGGCAGCGGTTTAGCTGGCATCGGAGGATCGAGCTCATACTCTTCTGCAATTAAATCAGGATCTCAGGGCATGAGTTCTGGAAGTATGAGCATCGAATCTTCAGGATCCGTTTCAGGTAGTGGATCTCACCTGGTCGCAAACAAATTGATaaatgctgctggtgctggagcttCTGCCCTTCATTCTGCGGGTCTTTCCGCTTCCTCTCTGGCTGCTCAAAATACTGGACATGTTGCAAGCGGTCTTGCTGGAATCGAAACATCTGAAGCTAGTGGATCCAGTTCATACTCTTCATCAGTGAAATCTGGAACTCATAGCATGAGTTCTGAAGCCTCTGGAGTCGTTCATGGATCAACTGTGGGCTCCGCAAACAAATTGATAggatctgctggagctggagcttcTGGCCTTCATTCTGCAGGTATTTCTGCTCACAACACAGGAAATATTGGCGGCGGTCTAGCTGGAATCGCAGCATCTGCAAATAGTGAACATTCTGAGAGTATGAGAATCAAAGCTTCTGGCTCCGTTGTCGGAAGTGGATCTCACCTGGTCGCAAACAAAGTTGTAAATTCTGCTGAAGCCGGAGCTTCTGCTCTTCATTCCGCAGATctttctgctgcctctttCGAAGCTCAAAACACTGGAAATATTGGAATCGGAGGAACAGCTGGTGGTGCCTCCAGTTCATACTCTTCATCAGATAAAGCTGCATCTCATAGCATGAACTCTGAGAAGATGAGCATGGAAGCATCTAAAGTTGTTCATGGTTCATCTGTAGGCTCCGCTGTAGGGAGTGGATCTCAAGTGGTTGctaacaaatttgtaaatgcCGCTGAGGCTGGAGCTTCTGCTCTTCACTCTGCAGGTCTTTCTGCTTCAACTTCGGGTGCGCACCACACAGGAATTACTGGCAGCGGTCTTGCTGGAATCGCAGCATCTGGAAATAGTGCATCCAGTTCCTACTCTTCGTTAGAGAAATCTGGATCTCATAGCATGAATTCTGAGAGCATGAGCATCAAAGGTTCTGGAGTCGTTCATGGATCAGGCTCcccaaacaaatttgtaaatgctgctgaagctggagcttcTGCTCTTCATTCAGCAGGACTTGGTGGTTCCCCTCTGGGTGCTCACAACACGGGAAATATTGGCAGCGTTCATGCTGGAATCGGAGCATCCAGCTCATACTCTTCATCAATGAAGTCTGGATCTCATAGCATGAATTCTGAGAGCATGAGCATCAAAGGCTCTGGAGTCGTTCATGGATCAGGCTccgcaaacaaatttgtaaatgctgctgaagctggagcttcCGCTCTTCATTCAGCAGGACTTGCTGGTTCCTCTCTGGGTGCTCACAACACGGAAAATATTGGCAGCGGTCATGCTGGAATCGGAGCATCCAGCTCATACTCTTCATCAATGAAGTCTGGATCTCATAGCATGAATTCTGAGAGCATGAGCATCAAAGGTTCTGGAGTCGTTCATGGATCAGGCTccgcaaacaaatttgtaaatgctgctgaagctggagcttcCGCTCTTCATTCAGCAGGACTTGCTGGTTCCTCTCTGGGTGCTCACAACATGGGAATTATTGGCAGCGGTCATACTGGAATCGGAGCATCCAGCTCATACTCTTCATCAATGAAGTCTGGATCTCACGGCATGAGTTCTGGAAGTATGAGCATCGAAGCTGGATCATCTGTAGACTCTCTTCTTGGAAATGCTGGAGCTGCGGCTTCGTTTCTACATTCTCcaggttctgctgctgcatctctcGGTACACTTACAATCAAAAAGATGGCGGGCGGTCTTGCTGGCTTGGGAgccgctggagctggtgcaTCTGGTTTGAACTCCGGGCATCTAAGCATGAATGCCTTTGGAGCAGGACACGGACTATCAGTTGGCTCTATTGGGGGTAGCGGGGCACATGAGGCCGCTGCGTCACTTATGCATGGACTTTCAAGCGGTCTTCTTGGAGCTGGCGCCTCGGCATTGTCGCCTGTCGGTTCTGGAAGCGCATCTGTTGAAGGGCAAGGCGGACACTCACACTCGCTGTCCTTTGGAGGCAGCCACTCGTTTGGAGCTGCAGGAAATAGCGATGCCAGCTCAGGATTGGATTTGTCGGGTCACATTGGAAGCACCATGAACCACGCTGGCGGATTTTTGTTCGGTTAG
- the LOC117901289 gene encoding lipase 1, producing the protein MRQKLKLHLILLLGLCVFVNRTQAQLIGGEEDEEEEEEEEEEEEESVEDETFEEKLQRKNIKQDSSLSVDKLIAKYGYEAEVHHVTTEDGYILTMHRIRSQGSQPFLLQHGLVDSSAGFVVMGPNVSLAYLLADHNYDVWLGNARGNRYSRNHTSLDPDESKFWDFSWHEIGMYDLPAMIDYVLKVTGFKRLHYAGHSQGCTSFFVMCSMRPTYNEKVISMQALAPAVYAKETENHPYIRAMSLYFNSLVGSSIREMFNGEFRFLCRMTEETERLCIEAVFGIVGRNWNEFNRKMFPVILGHYPAGVAAKQVRHFIQIIKSGRFAPYSYSSNKNMALYRDHQPPRYNLSLVTVPTFVYYSTNDLLCHPRDVEAMCDDLGNVTGKYLVPLKEFNHMDFLWAIDVRKMLYQRMLQVLGKLPPEPEEEPQKAARVGRGAWPTWR; encoded by the exons ATGCGCCAAAAATTAAAGTTGCACTTGATTTTGCTGCTCGGCCTGTGCGTCTTTGTCAATCGCACCCAAGCGCAGTTGATAGGCGGAGAGgaagacgaggaggaggaggaggaagaggaggaggaggaggaggagagcgtGGAGGATGAAACCTTcgaggagaagctgcagcgTAAGAACATCAAGCAGGACTCGAGTCTCAGTGTG gacaaattaattgccaagtACGGCTATGAGGCGGAAGTGCATCATGTGACCACCGAGGACGGATACATCCTGACAATGCATCGCATTCGAAGTCAGGGCTCCCAGCCctttctgctgcagcacggACTTGTGGACAGCTCGGCGGGTTTCGTGGTAATGGGCCCCAACGTCAGCCTGG CCTATTTGCTGGCCGACCACAACTACGACGTCTGGCTGGGCAATGCACGCGGTAATCGCTACTCGAGGAATCACACCAGCCTCGACCCGGACGAGTCCAAGTTCTGGGACTTCAGCTGGCACGAGATAGGCATGTACGACCTGCCCGCAATGATCGATTATGTGCTAAAGGTCACCGGCTTCAAGCGGCTGCACTACGCCGGACACTCCCAGGGCTGCACATCCTTCTTCGTGATGTGCTCCATGCGGCCCACATACAACGAGAAAGTCATCTCCATGCAGGCTCTGGCCCCAGCTGTCTATGCCAAGGAGACCGAAAATCATCCATACATACGAGCCATGAGCCTGTACTTCAAT AGCCTGGTGGGCAGCTCCATTAGGGAAATGTTCAACGGCGAGTTCCGCTTTCTATGCCGCATGACCGAGGAGACGGAGCGACTGTGCATCGAGGCTGTCTTTGGCATCGTGGGACGCAACTGGAATGAGTTCAACAGG AAAATGTTCCCTGTTATCCTCGGGCACTATCCGGCCGGAGTGGCCGCCAAGCAGGTGAGGCACTTCATACAGATCATCAAGAGCGGCCGGTTTGCCCcgtacagctacagctccaacAAGAACATGGCTCTGTACAGGGACCACCAGCCGCCACGCTACAATCTCAGCCTGGTGACGGTGCCCACCTTCGTGTATTACTCCACGAATGATTTGCTCTGCCATCCGCGCGATGTGGAGGCCATGTGCGACGATCTGGGCAATGTGACGGGCAAGTATCTGGTGCCACTGAAAGAGTTCAACCACATGGACTTCCTCTGGGCCATTGATGTGCGAAAGATGCTCTATCAGCGCATGCTGCAAGTGCTCGGCAAACTGCCGCCAGAACCCGAAGAGGAGCCCCAGAAGGCTGCTCGAGTGGGTCGTGGAGCGTGGCCCACATGGAGGTAG